The region CCGACGCGGAGGTGATCGGCTGGATCACGCTCAACGCCGCCAAGGCGATGGGTATCGACGGCATGACCGGCAGCCTCGAGGCAGGCAAGATGGCCGACGTCGTCCTGTGGAACGGCGATCCGCTGAGCGTCTATTCGCGCCCCGAGAAAGTCTGGGTCGATGGCGCGCTGATGTACGACGCGAACGATCCGAAACGTCGCCCGGTGAGCGATTTCGAGCTCGGCCAGCCCGGTGAAGGAGACGTGAAATGATCCGCAAGACGCTTCTCGGCGCGGCAGCCGCGCTCGCCTTCGCCGCGCCTGCCGCCGCGCAGGACTTCGCCATCATCAATGCGACCGTTGCCACCGGCGACGGCAGCGAGCCGATCGAGAACGCAACGGTGCTCGTCCGCGGCGGCAAGGTCGTCGCTGCCGGCACCGGCGTCACCGTCCCGGCCGGGGTCGAGACGATCGACGGTTCGGGCCGCTGGGTCACGCCGGGCATCGTCGCTTCTGCCACCACCCTCGGCCTGTGGGACGTCGGCGCGGTGAGCCAGAGCAACGACCAGGCGGCCGGCGATTCCGATTTCGGCGCCGCGCTCGACGTCGTTCCGGCTCTCAACCCGGCCTCGCAGCATGTCGCCGTCAGCCGCGCGAGCGGCGTGACGCGGGCAACCGTCTATTCCCGCCCGTCGGAGTCGATCTTCGGCGGACAGGGCGCGGTGGTCGACCTCGGCGCGGATGCGAACATGGTCAGCAAGCCGCGCGCCTTCCAGATGGTCGCACTCGGCGAATATGGTGCCCGCATTGCAGGCGGCAGCCGCACGGCGAGCTTCGTCGAACTGGCCGCTGCCCTGCGCGATGCCCGCGAAGTCGCTGCCGGACAGCGCGATGCGGAAGATTCGCGCCTCAACCGGCAGGATGCAGAAGCGCTGGTCGATGTCCTTTCGGGCAAGCAGGCGCTCTACGTCGTGGTCGACCGCGCATCCGACATTCGCCAGGTGCTCGGCCTCACTGCGACCTATCCCAGGCTCGACCTCGTGCTTGTGGGCGCAGCGGAAGGCTGGCTCGTCGCGAACGAAATCGCAGCAGCGGGCGTGCCGGTGATCACCGATCCGCTCGACGACCTGCCGGTCAGCTTCGAACAGCTTGCCGCGACGCAGAGCAATGTCGGACGAATGGTCGATGCAGGCGTGAAGGTCGCGATCGGCACGCTCGACGGCGGAACCGGCAGCCAGCCGCGCAATGCGGCGCAGTTCGCGGGCAACCTCGTCGCGCTGCAGAACGTACCGCGCGCAAGCGGGCTGACCTGGGGCGAGGCTTTCGCCGCGATCACCTCGGTCCCGGCCCAGATCGCCGGTTTCGATGGCTCGTTCGGTACGCTTTCGCCCGGCGCGACCGGCGATGTCGTGATGTGGGACGGCGATCCGCTCGAGGTGACCTCTGCCCCGGTTCGCGTGTTCATCGACGGCATCGAGCAGCCGCTGGTCAACCACCAGACGCGCCTGCGCGACCGTTACCGCGATCTCGACGAGAGCGACCTGCCCAAGGCCTACGACTGGTGAGCCGCCTTCCCGCGAAGCGCGCGCTGCTGGCAGCCGCAGCGGCATTTGCCGCGAGCGCGCCGCTGGCAGCGCAGGACGCGCCGGTCGACCGCTCGCAGGATCTCGCCTGGCACAATGCGCAGCAGGCCGCACTGGCAGAGCGCGCGGCGAGCGACGAATGGTACGGCCTCGAAGACGGCCTTCTGTGGCGGCGCATTGCCGGCGACGGCACCGGGCCCAGCCCGACGGTCGCCGACACGGTCACGGTGCATTACGCCGGGACCTTCGTCGACGGATCGGGCTTCGACAGCTCCTACGAGCGCGGCGCGCCGGCGACCTTCCCACTCGGGCGACTCATCAAGGCTTGGCAGATGGCGATCCCGGAGATGTCGGTCGGCGACACGATCGAAATCGCGGTGCCCGCCAGCCTCGGCTACGGGACGCAGGGCAAGGGCCCGATCCCGGGCGGCGCGACGCTGATCTTCAAGGTCGAACTGATCGGTATCGAGGGCAGCTGACACCGCGAGGGGGCTTGCCAGCCTCCTTCGCTTGCGGAACACTCCTATCCGACGGGTCGGGTCGGGGGAGTTTCGCATGTCGGACGCACTCATTTCGCTCATTGCCGCGAGCATCGCTTTCGTCGGTTCGCATTTCGCCATGTCGCATCCCTTGCGCGCAGGGATGGTCCGCGTGCTCGGCGAAGGCGGCTTCATGGGCGTCTATTCGCTCGTCAGCGCGGCCTGCATGGCGTGGATGTATTTCGCCTTCAAAGCCGTCGGAGCAGGCGCTCCGCCGCTCTGGCCGGGCTTCGACGATGTCAGCTGGGCAATCGCGAGCCTCCTGACGCTCGTCGCGATGATCCTCTTCGCCGGCTCGCTCGTCGGCAATCCCGCCCTGCCCGCACCGGGCGCGGAGAAAGCGGCGCGCGCCGAACCGGCGGGCGTCTTCAAGGTAACGCGTCATCCGATGATGTGGGGCTTCGGCCTGTGGGCGATCAGCCACATCGTCGCAGCGCCGACCGCCCGCACCCTCGTCGTCGCGGGTGCGATCCTGGTCCTCGCGCTGGTCGGCGCGCGGCTGCAGGACCGCAAGAAGGAAGCGCTGATGGGCGAGGCCTGGCAGGAATGGGAGAGCCGGACGAGCTACTGGCCGCGCTGGGCGAGCCTGCCCACGGTCGGCATCTTCCCGCTGGTCGGCGGCATCGCGCTGTGGCTCGGGATCAGCTGGGCGCATATCCCGCTCGGCGGCTGGGAAGCGGGCATCTGGCGCTGGCTCTAGCCGCCGATAGCTACTCGCCCTTGAAGACCGGCGCGCGTTTTTCGAGCAGCGCGTCGACGCCTTCCATGTGGTCGTCCGTCACATGCATCAGCGCCTGGGCATTGGCTGCCATCTCGAGCGCGGTGTCGTAGCTCGTGTGCCGGCCCTGGCGCAGCAGGTTCTTCGCCTGGCGCAGTGCGTGGGGCGGCATCTTCGCAACCTTCGCCGCGAGGGCATTAGCCTCGTCCATCAGCGCTTCGGGTTCGACCACCCGGCTGACGAGGCCCCAGTCGAGCGCCGTTGCCGGGTCGATCACGTCCCCAGTGTAGAACAACTCCGAAGCGCGCGCCTCGCCGATGATGCGCGGCAGGATCCAGGTGCCGCCATCGCCCGGAATGATGCCGAGCTTTAGGAAGGTAACGCCGAACTTCGCGCGTCCGCTCGCGATACGCATGTCGGCAAGGCAGGCGAGGTCGCAGCCAAGACCGATCGCAGGCCCGTTGACCGCCGCAATCAGCGGTACGCGCAGGCCGTAGAGCGCCCGCAGGATGCGGTGGATGTTGTTGCGGTATCCGTCGGCGATGGCAGGAGCCGTGCCGCCGAAATTGCCGGTCCTCTCCTTCATCGCCTTGATGTCGCCGCCCGCAGAGAAGGCGCGACCCGCACCGGTCAGGATCACGCAGCGCACGTCCATGTCTGAATTGATTGCGTCGCATGCCTCGACAAAGGCATCGCCGTCTCCGGCTGCACCGAGCGGGTTCATGCTCTCGGGACGATTGAGCGTCAGCGTGGTGACGTGGCCGGATTTTTCGATCGTGAGAAGCGACATGGGCGTGAGGTTTCCTTTCGCCTGCGCTTGTGCCAGCCGCTCTTCCCCGCGTCACCCCTGCCGATAGCTTCAAGCCGGTTAACCGCGGTCCGAGACGAGCAAACCGGCGGTTTCCTGCCGTTCTTCCGGCCCAGCACCGCCGCCCGATAGGACGAAATTAACAGTCCTGCGAAAGGGATTGATGACCCGGCAGCGGCTAATTCGAGGCCGGGCTCGCAAAACGATCGGGTGGTGGAACCACGATGTCGAAACTCAGTATTGGCCTCACATTCGTAACGATCGCTCTGATCATCGTTGCCGCAATGTACCAGATGCCATTCGCCTCGAACGGCAGCGGCGTGCTGCTCGTCGCAGGCCTCGTCTATGCCTATTGGGTCGCCAAGCGCGAGCTGCACCTGCTCGCCTACGCCAAGGCCGAAGCCGAGGCGGAGGACTGAGCGAAGCCTGGGCGGTTAGGCCCGCGCTTCTTCCACGCCGGTGCTGTTGTGGCGCAGCGCCTTCAGCACCGTGTCGACGATCTGCGGGGCGTTCAGCCCGGCCTCGTCATACTGCTTTTCCGGCGAATCCTGGTCCTGGAAGATGTCGGGCAGGCGCATGGTGCGGATCTTGAGACCGGCATCGGTCAGGCCCTCGTCGCTCGCGAAAGTCAGCACATGGGCGCCGAGGCCGCCGATGGCGCCTTCCTCGACCGTCACGACGACTTCGTGGCTGCGCATGAGCTTCTCGATCAACGCGGTGTCGAGCGGCTTGGCGAAGCGCATGTCGGCAACCGTGGTCGAGAGGCCCTTCGCTTCGAGCTGGTCGGCGGCCTTCTTGGCCTCTTCCAGCCGCGCGCCGAGCGAGAGGATCGCGACCTTGCTCCCTTCGCGCACGATGCGGCCCTTGCCGATCTCGAGCTTCTCGAGCTTCTCCGGGATTTCGACCCCAGTGCCCGCGCCGCGCGGATAGCGGAAGGCGATGGGCCCGTCGTCATATTCGGCGGCGGTGTAGGTCATGTGCGCCAGTTCCGCCTCGTCGGCGGCGGCCATCACGACCATGTTGGGCAGCGTCGCGAGATAGGTGATGTCGAACGCGCCGGCGTGGGTGCAGCCGTCTGCCCCGACGAGGCCTGCGCGGTCGATCGCGAAGCGAACGGGCAGGTTCTGGATCGCGACATCGTGCACTACCTGGTCGTAGGCGCGCTGGAGGAAGGTCGAATAGATCGCCGCGAAGGGGCGCATGCCCTGCGCGGCAAGACCGGCGGCGAAGGTGACGCCATGCTGTTCGGCAATGCCGACGTCGAAGCTGCGTTCGGGATGCGCCTTGGCGAAGCGGTCGACGCCCGTACCGCTTGGCATGGCGGCGGTGATGGCGCAGATGCGCTTGTCGGTTTCGGCCAGCTTGGCGAGCGTGTCGCCGAACACGTTCTGGTAGTTCGGCGGGCCGCCCTTGGACTTCTTCTGCTCGCCAGTGATGACGTCGAACTTGGCAACGCCGTGATACTTGTCGGCGCTCTGTTCGGCGGGCTCGTAGCCCTTGCCCTTGACGGTCACGACATGGATCAGGACCGGACCCTGCTCGCTGTCGCGGACGTTCTCGAGCACCGGGATCAGGTGGTCGAGATTGTGCCCGTCGATCGGGCCGACGTAGTAGAAGCCGAGCTCCTCGAACAGCGTGCCGCCCATCGCCATGCCGCGGGTATATTCCTCCGCCTTGCCGACTGCCTTGTGCACGCGGCGCGAAAGCTTGGAGGTGACCTTCGAGGCGAGGTTGCGCAGGCCGAGATATTCGCTCGATGACACGGTGCGCGCGAGATAGGCCGACAGGCCGCCGACCGGCGGGGCGATCGACATGTCGTTGTCGTTGAGGATGACGATCAGGCGATTGCCCGCCTGTTCGGCGTTGTTCATCGCCTCATAGGCCATGCCGGCGCTCATCGCGCCGTCGCCGATCACCGCAATGCCGCGGCCCGGCTGGTCGTTGAGCTTGTTGGCGATGGCAAAGCCGAGCGCCGCCGAAATCGAGGTCGAGGAATGCGCCGCGCCGAACGGGTCGTATTCGCTTTCCGCGCGCTTGGTGAAGCCGGACAGGCCGCCGCCCTGGCGCAACGTACGGATGCGGTCGCGCCGCCCGGTGATGATCTTGTGCGGGTAGCACTGGTGGCCCACGTCCCAGATCAGCTTGTCGTCGGGCGTGTTGAACACATAGTGGATCGCAGTGGTCAGCTCGACCACGCCGAGGCCGGATCCGAGGTGGCCGCCGGACGTGCTGACCGCATCGATCATTTCGGCGCGAAGCTCGTCGGCGAACTGGCGAAGCTGGCTCTTATCCAGCTTGCGGAGATCCGCCGGATATTCGACGGTATCAAGAAGAGGAGTCTTGGGGGGCTGGGACATGGATTCAGGCTCTAGCCTCACCCTTCACGCTTGTCGATTCCGGCTGGAAGCTCTTGCGAATTAGGCAAGAAGCGTCACGGACCGCTGCCCGCGCCCGCCGACTGGTCGGAAGCGGCAGGCTCGGCGATTGCGCGGTTGCAGCCGTCCTCGCCATAGGTGAGCGTTCCGCCCTCTTCGCGCTGGAAAGTGAGGAAGCCGCTGGACGGCGGCAGGCAGATGCGCCCTCCGGTCCGCACGCGGCTGCCCAGCGGGTAGAACCGGCGCGCCACCTCCGATCCGCGAATGACGATCATGTAGGTCTCGCGCGGGGATGTTGATGCGCTACGGACCGAGCCTGTTCGCACGCGGCGGTTCTTGCTGGTGAGGTTGGCGAAAGCGCTGCGCGTCGAGACACCCCGGATGCCGGCGATCTGGCACTCCGCGCCCTCGATCGTTCGGACGATCGCTCCGGTAAAGAGCGACACGCGGCTGCCCTCTTCAAGGCAGATCCTGGTCGCGGCGACGATTTTCGTCCCGGCAGGGAAGCGCGGCGCATCGGGTCCGGTCGACGCGGCGATAATCAGCTCGTCGGGATCGAAGGCGATTGCTTCGGGTATCGGCGGAAGGGTTTCCTCTTCGGGTTCCTCGGCCGGCTCTTCGCCCCCGCGTGGTGGGGCAGCCATGCAGCCCTCGCCCGAAAACAGCAGCGCTTCGGGCTTTTCGTCGGCGCTCTCGCGCTTGCGTCCGAAGACGACGAAATCGCCCGCATCCTCGAGGCAGACTATCGCGGTTTCGGGCAGGGTGAAGCCCCTTGGATAGAGGCTCTTGCCCCAGGGCGAACCGTCGATCGCGACGAGGCTCGGCCCGCTGGGTGGCAGGGCGGCGAGTTCCTCGTCGGTGAGCTCGACCGGTTCGGCGGCCTCGGCTTCGGGTAC is a window of Erythrobacter sp. HKB08 DNA encoding:
- a CDS encoding amidohydrolase family protein, which translates into the protein MIRKTLLGAAAALAFAAPAAAQDFAIINATVATGDGSEPIENATVLVRGGKVVAAGTGVTVPAGVETIDGSGRWVTPGIVASATTLGLWDVGAVSQSNDQAAGDSDFGAALDVVPALNPASQHVAVSRASGVTRATVYSRPSESIFGGQGAVVDLGADANMVSKPRAFQMVALGEYGARIAGGSRTASFVELAAALRDAREVAAGQRDAEDSRLNRQDAEALVDVLSGKQALYVVVDRASDIRQVLGLTATYPRLDLVLVGAAEGWLVANEIAAAGVPVITDPLDDLPVSFEQLAATQSNVGRMVDAGVKVAIGTLDGGTGSQPRNAAQFAGNLVALQNVPRASGLTWGEAFAAITSVPAQIAGFDGSFGTLSPGATGDVVMWDGDPLEVTSAPVRVFIDGIEQPLVNHQTRLRDRYRDLDESDLPKAYDW
- a CDS encoding FKBP-type peptidyl-prolyl cis-trans isomerase — its product is MSRLPAKRALLAAAAAFAASAPLAAQDAPVDRSQDLAWHNAQQAALAERAASDEWYGLEDGLLWRRIAGDGTGPSPTVADTVTVHYAGTFVDGSGFDSSYERGAPATFPLGRLIKAWQMAIPEMSVGDTIEIAVPASLGYGTQGKGPIPGGATLIFKVELIGIEGS
- a CDS encoding NnrU family protein, translated to MSDALISLIAASIAFVGSHFAMSHPLRAGMVRVLGEGGFMGVYSLVSAACMAWMYFAFKAVGAGAPPLWPGFDDVSWAIASLLTLVAMILFAGSLVGNPALPAPGAEKAARAEPAGVFKVTRHPMMWGFGLWAISHIVAAPTARTLVVAGAILVLALVGARLQDRKKEALMGEAWQEWESRTSYWPRWASLPTVGIFPLVGGIALWLGISWAHIPLGGWEAGIWRWL
- a CDS encoding crotonase/enoyl-CoA hydratase family protein — encoded protein: MSLLTIEKSGHVTTLTLNRPESMNPLGAAGDGDAFVEACDAINSDMDVRCVILTGAGRAFSAGGDIKAMKERTGNFGGTAPAIADGYRNNIHRILRALYGLRVPLIAAVNGPAIGLGCDLACLADMRIASGRAKFGVTFLKLGIIPGDGGTWILPRIIGEARASELFYTGDVIDPATALDWGLVSRVVEPEALMDEANALAAKVAKMPPHALRQAKNLLRQGRHTSYDTALEMAANAQALMHVTDDHMEGVDALLEKRAPVFKGE
- the dxs gene encoding 1-deoxy-D-xylulose-5-phosphate synthase, producing MSQPPKTPLLDTVEYPADLRKLDKSQLRQFADELRAEMIDAVSTSGGHLGSGLGVVELTTAIHYVFNTPDDKLIWDVGHQCYPHKIITGRRDRIRTLRQGGGLSGFTKRAESEYDPFGAAHSSTSISAALGFAIANKLNDQPGRGIAVIGDGAMSAGMAYEAMNNAEQAGNRLIVILNDNDMSIAPPVGGLSAYLARTVSSSEYLGLRNLASKVTSKLSRRVHKAVGKAEEYTRGMAMGGTLFEELGFYYVGPIDGHNLDHLIPVLENVRDSEQGPVLIHVVTVKGKGYEPAEQSADKYHGVAKFDVITGEQKKSKGGPPNYQNVFGDTLAKLAETDKRICAITAAMPSGTGVDRFAKAHPERSFDVGIAEQHGVTFAAGLAAQGMRPFAAIYSTFLQRAYDQVVHDVAIQNLPVRFAIDRAGLVGADGCTHAGAFDITYLATLPNMVVMAAADEAELAHMTYTAAEYDDGPIAFRYPRGAGTGVEIPEKLEKLEIGKGRIVREGSKVAILSLGARLEEAKKAADQLEAKGLSTTVADMRFAKPLDTALIEKLMRSHEVVVTVEEGAIGGLGAHVLTFASDEGLTDAGLKIRTMRLPDIFQDQDSPEKQYDEAGLNAPQIVDTVLKALRHNSTGVEEARA